The nucleotide window TAATAGGAACCTTTATAGCTATTTTTGATGAGGTATATAGGAAGGAAGTACCCGATGATGTAGTATTGAGCCCACCAGGTATATCCAGCAGTGAGCTATTAAATAAATACATCAATTCATTCTTATTTCCTGATCATAAAATAATTGAAGCTCATCAGGAATGGATAGGGTTTAGCCTAGGAGATATGATTGCCTCACTATTTAAACATTGTAGCCTAGAGCAAGAAAAAAATTATATTTATGTGCTTTTAAACTACTACGAAAAAGTGCATGTATTTAACGAGGATACTGTTTTTTACTTAATTCAAACTATAAAACATATTCCCTTCAACAAACATAAGGACATAGAATTAGAAAAATTATTCAACTTTATATATAAAATACTCTTAATAGACAACCTAGACGTTGAGCTTTCTATTTTAGATTCTATATATTATTTAACCTATCAAATAGATAAAGGCAGTGAGTACTTTAACAAAATAATCCATATACTATCTCAGAAAACAGATTACTCCCAAGTGCCAGCAATCAACTATTTAAAATATAAAATATCCCAAAGCTTAAGTTTCCAAATTACAATAAAAGAAAAATTCAAAGGCTTTTTCTTAGCTGATTATGAAAAGTCACCAGATGTATTTCTTAAAAATCTTAAAACTGCAACAGGATGGATAACTAAAAAAATATCTGTAGATTTTCTTCTTGACCTTGCTCTAGAAGAAACAAAAAAAAATGGTCTTCATACAGCAATGCACTATTGCAATCTCATCAAGGTAAGTGCAACTGAAAATGTTAGGACTCATGCTGGTAAGGCTCTTCTACAGCTATTTCCTAGCTTATCCCTTGACGAACGAAATGATGTTAGTGTTGAGCTTTTACGTGCCCTTGAAATGCAAGGATTCCAGTTTACAAAATATATCCCTCCCTATTTAGGAAAAATGATGCTGTATTTACATCCTACAGAGCTAGATGAAATAATAGATGATTTTATTGAAAAAATTAGACAATCTAGTCCACAGATTACTTTTCTACTACTCAGAACTATTGGAAGTGCTGTTTCTAACTATCCTACATACAAGGAGAGATTTCTCGAGGAAGAAGAAAAGCGTATGGATAGATTGATGAAAATGCTTGGTATTCTTTTAAATGGTTTAGTTAACTACGACTATCAGATAAATCATGAAGCCTTCAGGGTAATAGGTAAGGAAATACTTGGTTCAGAAGACCTTAGCTTAAGAGAAAAGGGAGAAATATTCCATCTAATTTCAAAAAAAATCCTTACTTTACTAGATAAAATAGATGAAAATGAGCTTGTTTTCTTAAATAATTCTGCTGCCCTTAATCATATCTATAGATTTATATCTGATTATGTATTCTATTATGGAAAAATACAAGCTAAGGCTAATTACAATGTGGCATTTTTTCCAGGAACCTTTGATCCTTTTTCCTTGAGCCACAAAGAAATAGCAAAGGCGATAAGAGACTTAGGATTTGAGGTGTATTTGGCTGTTGATGAATTCTCCTGGTCTAAAAGAACTCAACCTAATCTATTGAGACGGGAAATAATAAATATGTCTATTGCTGATGAGCTTGGAATACATCTGTTCCCTGAGGATATACAGATAAATATAGTAAATGACCAAGATTTGAAAACCTTAAGAAGTTGTTTTCCTTATTCAAATGTTCATATGGTTGTAGGAAGTGACGTCATTTTAAATGCTTCTAGCTATAAAAAGGAAAAAACTATAGATTCAATCCATAGCTTTCCTCATATTATCTTTGATAGAAGAAGCTTTATTTCTACTGAGTATGATGATGCAAAGCTAGAGAAGGCTATAAAAAATATTCAAGCTGAAACTATAAGATTATCATTGCCACCACAATATGAGGAGATTAGCTCAACTCAAATCAGAACTTATATAGATGAAAACAGAGATATTTCTCAGTTGATAGATCCCCTTGCACAAAAATATATTTATGAATATGGAGTATATAGAAGAGAGCCCCAATATAAGACTTTATTTAAGGCTACTTCAAAAACTGTTGAAGTAATAAAAAACATTAATGATGACTTGCTTTTTAAACTATGTTCTCTCTTTTTTAAAGATGATGAAAGGGCCTTTGATAAAATATCAGGAATAAAATCTAAATCTGATTCACACATAATTTTGCTTAAGGATAATGAGAATGATGGGAAAATTCTGGGCTTTTCAATGTTTCATTGGATTAGATCTGGAACTCTATATAGTCAGTTCGAATCCCAGGAAATAGCTGAATACATTAGGACTAATACCCTAGGCAGAGTATTGTTGGTAGAAGGAATATATACTGACCCCCTATCTAATAATATCCATGACTTAAATCAAATATTGCTTACTGAAACCCTTGCTCTATGTATTTCAAAGGACTATACTTATACAGTTTATAGAAATCTAATAGATTATCCTGTGTATAAGCATATATATGAAACCTTAAGACTTCAAGGATTTCAGCCTTTACCCCTTTCCTGTGGAGATAATACTATATTTACAGTAAATATGGGCAATCCTTGTACTTTAAGCTTAGACATTGAAACAGTAATTAAGGAGCCTTTTAAAAGCAATCCTAATATAATTAAAGTCATTAAACTAGCTAGAAAAAAACTACAGCTTGCATTAACTAGTCTATATCCTGGAAATCTTATATTGTCATTTGATAGGGATATGATGCATAAAACCTTAATAGATAAAATTTGCGAAACTAATCATGTTCCAGTAGAGGTCATGGAGCCTAGGACTTTGGGAAGTCATGTATGCGTACCCTTTGGCTCCATATTAAAGGACTCTATAATTCCAAATACTGTGACTAAATCAATGCATATAGAAAAAATATTCCAGCCTGATTTAAAGTACTCTAATGTTGGCCCCTCTCAGTACTATATGAGTCTTAAAAATCAAATTAAGCTATTAGGCTCTTTTAATAAACCAGTAATCCTAGTAGATGATTTATTGCACAAAGGCTATAGAATAAGAGCAATAAGTCCCTATTTAGAAAAGGAAAAAATAAATGTAGAAGGGATAATAGTTGGTATTCTTTCTGGAAGAGGAAAGGAATTAATGGATATGCAAGGAAGAAAGGTTGATTTTGCTTATTTCATACCTAATTTGAGAGTATGGTTTAATGAAAGTGCAATGTATCCTTTTATTGGAGGAGATACAGTATGGAGGGGAGATTCGCCTCAAAGATATATGATGCCATCTATTAATTTTATTATGCCTTATATGTCTCCTACATTTATGAAAAATACAAGGGGCGATGCTATTATTAACTTGTCAGAAATATGTATATTAAATTCTATAGATGTATTAAATGCTATAGAAAGAGAATATCTTATTTCTAATGAAAGAAACTTTACTCTTAAACATCTAGGCGAAGTATTTACCTACCCTAGATGCCCTGATTTAGGCAAAAATATAGAGTATGACCTTAATCTTAAGCCTTCTGAATATTTGCAAAATGATTTAGAACGATTAGGAAGGATAAAGGATGTTGTTAGTTGTTGGTTAGAAAACAAGTATTAGATTAGCTACAACTATAATTCTGTTCAAAAATATTGGAGGGATGCATGTGTATTTTTATAAGGTAAATGAAAAAACATTGTTTTCTTTTAGAAAGTATAATGAGCTTTATGAAATACAAGAAAGAGAAGCTATAAATTCAGAAGGAATCCTCTATTTTCTTACAGAGCTAGAGTTAAAAGCATCTAGAAGGAGCTTCTCTGTTTCAGACCCTTCATTGTTATATTTAAAAAATGAAGACTTAAGCTTGCTAAAAACACCTGAAAAATTGGACTATGAAATTAATGATTGGATTCTTAAGAAAATCTACTCTAATAAGGTCATGGGAATTAATACAAACTATAGCTGGAGAAGCCTTTTAGACTACTCTCACCCAGCAAAGTGGAAAATAAACCTAGTAGGACTTGGTGATGTAGGAGGAATTCTATTAACGGGACTTAGGCTTTTAGGAAGTAGCTGTATATCCCAGATAGGTATATACTCAAGGTCTAAGGAGTCTACTACTAGATGGGAGCTAGAAGCAAACCAAATACTAGATGCCTTTAACGAAGAGGAATATCCCTTAGTCAAGGCCATACCTAAGGAGGAGCTGTTCAATTGTCATATGTTTGTATTTTGTGCTTCAAAAAATGTACCTCAGGTTGGAGAAGATGTAAAGGATGTTAGGCTTTATCAGTTTGAAAGCAACTCTAAAATCATAAGTGAATACGCCCATATGGCAAGAGAAAAAGGCTTTAAAGGAATATTTGCTGTAGTGTCAGACCCTGTTGATTTACTGTGTAAAGTTGCCCTTATAGAAAGCAATAAGGACTCTCAAGGCATAGTAGACTATAATGGACTTGCTCCAGAGCAAATAAGAGGCTATGGGCTTGGAGTAATGAATGGACGAGCTGCCTATTATGCTTCTAAAAATCCACTTACAGCATCATATGATGCTGAAGGACGAGCCTTTGGTCCACATGGTCAGGGCTTAATAATAGCTAATAGTATTGAAAATTATGATGAAAAGCTATCTGAATATCTAACTGAGAAAACCTTGGGAGCTAATCTAGAAGTTAGAGCTGTTGGATATAAGCCTTTTATAGCCCCTGCCCTATCCTCTGGTGCTCTTTCAATAATAGCAACCATAAAAGGTAACTGGCACTACAGTGCTACCTATATTGGTGGAGCTTATATGGGTGCTAAAAACAGATTAACCCCTTCTGGAACAGAGCTTGAAAGATTAAATCTCCCAGTTGAGCTAGAAAGAAAATTAGAGGAAACCTTTGAAAGGCTGGCTGATATTATATGATGGATCTATACCTAATAATACCTGAAAAGACCTCAGATGTATTATCTCAAATGATTGATGAGATTATAGAAGGCTGGAACCCAATATTTATTAGGGATGAAAAAAACCTTCCTAATCTACAAAACAAGAGAATAATTTTTGCTGTTGAGCTTAACGATGCAGGTATTAACTTAGGATTATATAGGATTCTTACAGAAATATTCAGAAGAGGAAAACAGGCCTTATATAGCTCCATAGGTGGAATCCTTATGCATAGTAATACTGAACTGTATACTAAAACAGTTGCAAGAGATATTATATTTTTAACTAATGAGCTTGGTCTTTCTTTCCTAGGAAGGCCCTTAGTAGAAGCAACTGGTTCTTTAAGTAATTTCTTAACTATGCAAAAGGTATCTAAAAAACCACTGATTGATGTCTGTTTAGATAGCTGTAGAGACTTAAGCATGAGACTTAAAGACCCTCATCTCTCAGCTGTTGAAAACCCTAAGATATTAGTGCTGCATGCAAGTAGTGAGCATACTTCTAATACCCTAATGCTATGGGATATGGTAAAGAAGCATTTAGGAAGTCATACTGTTAATGAGATACATATAGAAAATGGAACTGTACAAGATTGCATAGGATGTCCCTATAAAATATGTAAGCATTATGGACAACAGACTAGCTGCTTTTACGGTGGAATTATGGTGGAGGAAGTATATCCTGCAATACTTGATTCCGATGTTTTGATTTGGCTTTGTCCTAATTATAATGATGCTATTTCAGCAAATCTTTCAGCAGTAGTCAATCGTTTAACTGCTCTTTTCAGAAAAACAAAATTTTATAATAAAAGCTTTTTTAGTATTATAGTATCAGGAAACTCAGGCAGTGATTCTGTAGCAAAGCAGTTAATAGGCGCTTTAAATATAAATAAAACCTTTAGGCTTCCACCTTATTTTAGTCTAATGGCTACTGCAAATGATGCAGGCCATATAAATAAGGTTGAAAATATTCATGATTTAGCTAAAGAGTTTGCATTGAATGTAATAACAGAAACAGAAAAACGGCTAAGATAAAAAATAGCCGTTTTTGTTTATAGTAAATTTTATAACGCATCCTCATCAAGTTCTTCTCTTAAGCACATTAGTGCTTCCATAAAGGCAGGAAATCCAGCTGTAGGTGCTACTAGCATAAGAGAATGCTCTATTTCCTCTCTTGTACATCCACATTTTAATGCTTTTCTAATGTGAGTTCTTACAGAATAATGATGCTTGCATGCTGCAGATATTGCCACCTTTATTAACCAGCGAGATTTCTCATCAAGTGGCCCTCCATCATTATGTAATTTTTGCCCATAAGTTTCATATGCTTCGTATATGTGTCCGTATTTTTCTAAAAAATACTTAAAGTTCTTTTCTATTCTATCCATTCTAATACCTCCTTGGTTATTAATGCTTTGTTAATTATTATTACCCTTATGACAAAACATTAACCAAGCTAAATGAAAAGAATTTTATAATATCATATTATCTAATTCTCTACTAAATTTTTTAAGCTCATTTACATCTCCTATTTCCTGTAATATTAAAAATCTTTCTTGCACTCCTTCAAATTCCTTAATTCTTCCTGTAAAATATAGATTTTGTATTTTTCTTAGTATATCTACGATTAAAGAAGATTTCATCTGAAAAAGTTCTTGAGCATCTACAATATCATCCCTGATTTCAGACATTTCCTTATCTAAGAGAAAAGCTGCCTCTGCTGCATTTTTAAGACGTTCTTTTATATCCTTTGGAATATTTTTTGAGAATTTGTAGTTAAGAGAATGTTCAATAGTAGCCCAGAAATTCATAGCAAGTGTTCTTATCTGTATTTCAGCTAATATTTCCTTTTCTCCAAATACAGTATGAACCTTGTATTTAATTATTATGTGATAACTTCTATATCCGCTTTCCTTAATATTAGTTATATAGTCTCTTTCCTCAACTATTTTTATATCCTTGCCGTCCCTGTCTCTTATAAGCTGAACCACTTTTTCAATATCATCTACAAGCTGACACATAATACGGATACCTGCTATATCCTCAATTTCCTCTTCAATTCTATCCAGTGGAACATCTCTAAGTCTAGCCTTGTCAATAATGCTAGATATAGCCTTAACTCTTCCTGTTACAAATTCAATAGGCGAATATTCATCAAGTCTCCTATACTCATTTCTTATTGCCTTAAACTTTACCTTCAGCTCTTCTACAGCTTGTTCATATGGTATTAATATTTTCTCCCAATATAAAATCATATAATCCCCCCTGCCTTTATCCTATATTATTACAGCTAAATAAAAGCATATCTTAAAATCAGTTAAATTATTCAATCATTAATACAGCTTAAGGTCAAGATTATAGGATGGTATACTTGATGTTTCCCCAAAAATATTATACTACTTATTAGATAAATAAAGCAACTAGCTACCAATTCTCTTTTTAGCTTATCTAAATTTAATATTATTTTCCTCTAATGAATCTATTATAACTAGTGATTGTAGGTTAACACCTTTTTTTCTTAAAAGCTCTCCCCCATCTTGAAATCCTTTTTCAATTACTATACCTATTCCTTCTAGCTTTGCCCCTGCTTTATTTATAATATCCATTAGACCCAATGCAGCTTGGGCATTGGCTAGAAAATCATCTATTATTAGTATACGGTCTTCTGGGAGGATATATTTTTTTGAAACTCTTATCTTGTATGTTCTACCCTTTGTATAAGAATATACATCACTATCATATGTTTCTTTATCTAGGTTTTTAGTTTCTATTTTTTTTGCAAATACTACAGGTACATTGAAGTATTGAGCGGCTATGCTTGCTATAGCAATGCCTGAGGTTTCAAGAGTAAGTATTTTAGTGATATTGTTGTCATTAAATAATCTTTTAAATTCTTTTCCTACCTCATTTAAAAAAGCTATGTCTAGCTGATGATTTAAAAAGCTATCGACTTTTAAAATATGTCCCTCTTCTACTCCCGCTTCATCTAATATTTTTTTCTTTAGCAGCTCCATTTGATAACCTCCTATTATGAAGGGACATATCTACTAAGAACGTCCCTTAAATTAATATATATTATTCTTATAATATTTAATCTATATATTAACTCTTATTTAACATAATATCAAGAATTAACTTGTCTGTTTCACCCATTCCCTCTACACCAATATTGGCTAAGTTTATAATAGTATTTTCGATATCCCTGTCTATAATACCCTCCATATGAGAAACTTCTATGCCATCAATAGCTAATAATGCAGATTGTACAGCAGCACTTGCACCGGTGGATACCTTAAGAGCACATCCTATCTTAGCTCCATCACATATCATGCCTGAAATATTACCAACCATGTTTTTTATTGCATAGGAAATATTTTGTACATCTCCACCTAATATATATGTGATTCCACTGCTTGCACCACCTGCAGCAATTACACAGCCACATAAGGCAGAAAGCTTGCCTAGATGATGTTTAATATGGATTGCAACTAGATTACTTATGACTAGAGCCCTAATAAGCTTCTCTTCACTTACATTTAATCTCTCTCCCACTGCTACAACAGGTAGCATAACTGTTATACCTTGGTTTCCACTACCAGAGTTGCTCATAACAGGCATCATGCATCCTGCCATTCTTGCATCTGATGCTGCTGCAGTCAATGCCATAGCATGAGTCATGATATCATTAGATAAAATGCCTTTATGGATATTTTCAATTATTTTTTTACCTACCTGTAGACCATATTCTTTTGATAAGCCCTCTTCGGCTATTGCTTTATTAAGCCTCATACCTTCTAAAATAAATTTTACTTCTGATACATCTACACTTGTTGCAAAATCATATATTTTTTCTATGCTTAATTCTACTTCATTATCTTTTTTCTGTATAAGATTATCTAATTTTTCAGTATTGTTGCAGACTATATCCCCATTATGCTCTATGTACTCAATGTTAGAATGTTCTCTTCTAATAATTACCTTTGAGTACTCATCATCTTTTCTACAGATACATTCAATATATAGCTTTTCACATTTACTCTTTAAGCTTACTGATACTTTTTCAGACTTAACAAATTCTTTTGCTAATTTTATGTCTTTCTCTGATATATATTTTAGTACCTCTAAACCTTCCTCTGATCTACCTCCTATAGCACCTAAAGCTGCTGCTATACTAAGTCCTGTCATGTCTGTTCCTGGAATACCTACTCCCATTCCATTTTTTAAAATATTTCCACTTACTAGTATTTCAATCGTATCAGGAAAAGCATTTAATATCTCCTTTGCCTTTGCTGAAGCTAATGCAACTGCAATAGGCTCAGTGCACCCAAGAGCAGGAACTATTTCTCTTTTCAATAATTCTATAATTTTATCTTTCTCATAAAACTTCATATTATCATTCCTTTCAAACAATATGCCATAAACCTTTTGCTTTAATTTTATCATATTTACCTTAGAATAAAGAATCAATTACAAAAATATTATATTTTGCACAAATAGTATAATAGCTCATATGATAATATTAAATTATGGTCTAGGTTATTAATCTTCAATCATTCTAAAAATTTGTCAAATGATTATTATTCATGGATTTTAAATATATCATTTTATTTTCACGGGCTTTATGTGTATAATAGTATAAATAATAGTTCTATTCAATAGTGATAGAAGGTGTATTTTACTTATAGTGGAGGTGTTACTTTGAAAAAACTAAATGTTGCAGTAGTTGGTGCCACAGGAATGGTAGGAAGAACAATTATTAAAATGCTGGAGGAAAGAAGCTTTCCTATTAACAATTTATATCTTTATGCTTCTGCAAAATCAAAGGGTGCAACAGTTCAATTCAATAATTTGGAATATATTGTTGAAGAGCTAAATGATGCTTCCTTTGATAGGGACATAGATATTGCCCTATTTTCCGCAGGAGGAGATATAAGTAAAGACTATGCTCCCAAGGCAAAAGAAAAAGGTATAGTTGTAATAGATAATAGTAGTGCTTGGAGAATGGATAAGGATGTTCCTCTTATAGTGCCTGAGGTAAATCCACAGGATATAAAATGGCACAATGGTATAATATCTAATCCAAACTGCTCGACAATACAGGTAGTTGTGCCATTAAAGCCACTTCATGATGCTTTTAAGATAGAAAGAATTGTCTATTCAACTTATCAAGCTGTTTCAGGCTCAGGTGTAGGTGGCATTGCAGACTTAGAAAATGGAATAAATGGTATAGCTAACAAAAAATATCCTCATCCAATTGCGTACAATTGTATTCCACATATAGATACATTTATGGATAATGGATATACTAAAGAGGAGTTGAAAATGATTGAAGAAACAAAAAAAATTCTAAATGACCCTAGCCTTAAAATAACAGCTACTACGGTTAGGGTTCCAGTTAAGAATTGCCATAGTGTGTCTGTAAATCTCCAGTTTGAAAGAGCTTTCGAAATGCAAGAGATATATGAGGTTTTATATAAGAGTAATGGAGTCGTAGTTGAGGATAATACGGATAAGAACATATATCCTATGGCAATAACTGTAGACGGTCAAGACCAGGTATATGTAGGTAGGATTAGGAGAGACTTCAGTGTAGAAAATGGAATAAATCTATGGGTTGTGGCAGATAATGTTAGAAAAGGAGCTGCAACTAATGCAGTTCAAATAGCAGAACTAGTAGCAAAAAACTTATAAATACTTATGTAATAGTCTGAAATTCTAAAGTTCTACTATATAGGGCTGCTCAAAATGAGCAGTCCTATTATTATAATTTTATTTTTGGCTTAGTAGCATATGAATTGTAGGATTGATTAAAACTTTTTTAGCCACTTCATATACATCTTCCGCTTTAATATTATTTAAAGCCTCTAAGTCTTCAACAAATGCGTCTATTCTTTTATTCATAAGTCTTTGATGAAGAACATAATTGCCTAAGCCCTCAGAGTCCTCAAGAATAGAAGCTATACCTGTTTTCATTACTTTTTTCATTAAAGATATATTGCTCTCATTTATTAAAGCATGTTTGTTTACTATGCTTTCTATACAATAATCTATGGTTTTCTTAGCCTCAAATATATCTTCTTCAGATGTGGAAGAGTATATATACAATGTCTTAATATAATCAGTAATATCTATTTCAGAATATATGTCATAGGCAATGCCCCTTTCCTCTCTCAATGCTCTAAAAAGGATAGAATTTGGACTTTCACCTAGCTTATGGTTTAATATGTCTAAAGCAAGCTCTTCATCTCTAGTTAGATTATAAAAGGTGTAAAGATATACAATAGTGTTTTGCTCTATTTCCTTTTTATATGAAACTAATTCAACATTACGATTTTTTTCAACTATTATTTCTTTCTTCTTAAGTTCTTTACTTTCCCACTTTTCAAAAAACTCCCTTGTCTTTTCGAAAACCTCTTCGTGCTCCAATGATGATACTATACTTATTGCACTATTATTGGGGATATAGTATCTATTATAAAAAGCTATTATTTCATCCCTGGTAAAGCTTTTTACGAGGCTTTCTTTGCCTAATATATCGTATTTTAGAGGACTTTTTTCAAAGCCTGCTTTATTCACTTGGCTAAAGCTATATTGCTCTACATCATCATAGCCATTTCTAAATTCAGCTAGTATTACTCCTCTTTCCTTATCTATTTCCTCTGATGGAAAAGTTGAATTAACAATAATATCAGATAATATCTCCATAGATGCTTCAAGCTCATTAAAAAGAGCTGTTATAGAAAATACTGTGGAGGTATAGGTTGTGTAAGCATTGTATGAACCTGCTCTATTTTCTAGATCTTGATCTATATCTATGTTTGTCCTTGATTTAGTACCTTTAAAAAGCATATGCTCAATAAAATGACATAGTCCCTTTTCATTTTCCTCTTCATTAACAGGACCTATATCAACTCCTAAATGTATAGAACAAAGCTCTGTGTCTTTCTTTATAGTAATTATCTTAAGTCCGTTGTCTAAAACATACTCTTTCCAATCAAAAAACTGTCTTCCCATTAACAATACTCCTAACCTTAATATTAAAGGAATAATTTCTATCCCTAACTATGATATTATAAATGA belongs to Proteiniborus ethanoligenes and includes:
- a CDS encoding cytidyltransferase, which encodes MDTRALYENIYDKLVKTLLHEGFINSFSLNKKKISEYISDESFKSKVYSLAQKKDFSCSSVLDLCQGLFELIDNINKPNNWLNYAYQYALNKSFSNAVEISFEPMFESRVNLYLKVLHDISEIEKTIDTDTFIGTYPLIFLQSEEEKSSVNYSSEYMIFKKAFNQNFVYEMMKLHQELTNHNTLEHICGVHYLALHIGKQLQNKKLPIDLEKVSGAAAGHDIGKYGCSRKELEKVPYLHYYYTDQWFKKYDIHYIGHIATYHSTWDLELENLPIESLVLIYSDFRVKNMELPNGNRNMHIYSLKDSFEIILNKLDNVDLEKENRYKRVYAKLKDFEDYMISLGINIDLEEIIISEQKKKHVSLMQGQEIVDNIKYKAINHNIHLMNIFRNEASLNTILEMVASEGDWKKLRGYINIFEEYSTFLTQKQKIITLNFLYDFLTHKEEDVRKQCAQLIGTFIAIFDEVYRKEVPDDVVLSPPGISSSELLNKYINSFLFPDHKIIEAHQEWIGFSLGDMIASLFKHCSLEQEKNYIYVLLNYYEKVHVFNEDTVFYLIQTIKHIPFNKHKDIELEKLFNFIYKILLIDNLDVELSILDSIYYLTYQIDKGSEYFNKIIHILSQKTDYSQVPAINYLKYKISQSLSFQITIKEKFKGFFLADYEKSPDVFLKNLKTATGWITKKISVDFLLDLALEETKKNGLHTAMHYCNLIKVSATENVRTHAGKALLQLFPSLSLDERNDVSVELLRALEMQGFQFTKYIPPYLGKMMLYLHPTELDEIIDDFIEKIRQSSPQITFLLLRTIGSAVSNYPTYKERFLEEEEKRMDRLMKMLGILLNGLVNYDYQINHEAFRVIGKEILGSEDLSLREKGEIFHLISKKILTLLDKIDENELVFLNNSAALNHIYRFISDYVFYYGKIQAKANYNVAFFPGTFDPFSLSHKEIAKAIRDLGFEVYLAVDEFSWSKRTQPNLLRREIINMSIADELGIHLFPEDIQINIVNDQDLKTLRSCFPYSNVHMVVGSDVILNASSYKKEKTIDSIHSFPHIIFDRRSFISTEYDDAKLEKAIKNIQAETIRLSLPPQYEEISSTQIRTYIDENRDISQLIDPLAQKYIYEYGVYRREPQYKTLFKATSKTVEVIKNINDDLLFKLCSLFFKDDERAFDKISGIKSKSDSHIILLKDNENDGKILGFSMFHWIRSGTLYSQFESQEIAEYIRTNTLGRVLLVEGIYTDPLSNNIHDLNQILLTETLALCISKDYTYTVYRNLIDYPVYKHIYETLRLQGFQPLPLSCGDNTIFTVNMGNPCTLSLDIETVIKEPFKSNPNIIKVIKLARKKLQLALTSLYPGNLILSFDRDMMHKTLIDKICETNHVPVEVMEPRTLGSHVCVPFGSILKDSIIPNTVTKSMHIEKIFQPDLKYSNVGPSQYYMSLKNQIKLLGSFNKPVILVDDLLHKGYRIRAISPYLEKEKINVEGIIVGILSGRGKELMDMQGRKVDFAYFIPNLRVWFNESAMYPFIGGDTVWRGDSPQRYMMPSINFIMPYMSPTFMKNTRGDAIINLSEICILNSIDVLNAIEREYLISNERNFTLKHLGEVFTYPRCPDLGKNIEYDLNLKPSEYLQNDLERLGRIKDVVSCWLENKY
- a CDS encoding lactate dehydrogenase translates to MGGMHVYFYKVNEKTLFSFRKYNELYEIQEREAINSEGILYFLTELELKASRRSFSVSDPSLLYLKNEDLSLLKTPEKLDYEINDWILKKIYSNKVMGINTNYSWRSLLDYSHPAKWKINLVGLGDVGGILLTGLRLLGSSCISQIGIYSRSKESTTRWELEANQILDAFNEEEYPLVKAIPKEELFNCHMFVFCASKNVPQVGEDVKDVRLYQFESNSKIISEYAHMAREKGFKGIFAVVSDPVDLLCKVALIESNKDSQGIVDYNGLAPEQIRGYGLGVMNGRAAYYASKNPLTASYDAEGRAFGPHGQGLIIANSIENYDEKLSEYLTEKTLGANLEVRAVGYKPFIAPALSSGALSIIATIKGNWHYSATYIGGAYMGAKNRLTPSGTELERLNLPVELERKLEETFERLADII
- a CDS encoding flavodoxin family protein, which encodes MMDLYLIIPEKTSDVLSQMIDEIIEGWNPIFIRDEKNLPNLQNKRIIFAVELNDAGINLGLYRILTEIFRRGKQALYSSIGGILMHSNTELYTKTVARDIIFLTNELGLSFLGRPLVEATGSLSNFLTMQKVSKKPLIDVCLDSCRDLSMRLKDPHLSAVENPKILVLHASSEHTSNTLMLWDMVKKHLGSHTVNEIHIENGTVQDCIGCPYKICKHYGQQTSCFYGGIMVEEVYPAILDSDVLIWLCPNYNDAISANLSAVVNRLTALFRKTKFYNKSFFSIIVSGNSGSDSVAKQLIGALNINKTFRLPPYFSLMATANDAGHINKVENIHDLAKEFALNVITETEKRLR
- a CDS encoding carboxymuconolactone decarboxylase family protein — protein: MDRIEKNFKYFLEKYGHIYEAYETYGQKLHNDGGPLDEKSRWLIKVAISAACKHHYSVRTHIRKALKCGCTREEIEHSLMLVAPTAGFPAFMEALMCLREELDEDAL
- a CDS encoding GTP pyrophosphokinase, which produces MILYWEKILIPYEQAVEELKVKFKAIRNEYRRLDEYSPIEFVTGRVKAISSIIDKARLRDVPLDRIEEEIEDIAGIRIMCQLVDDIEKVVQLIRDRDGKDIKIVEERDYITNIKESGYRSYHIIIKYKVHTVFGEKEILAEIQIRTLAMNFWATIEHSLNYKFSKNIPKDIKERLKNAAEAAFLLDKEMSEIRDDIVDAQELFQMKSSLIVDILRKIQNLYFTGRIKEFEGVQERFLILQEIGDVNELKKFSRELDNMIL
- a CDS encoding xanthine phosphoribosyltransferase translates to MELLKKKILDEAGVEEGHILKVDSFLNHQLDIAFLNEVGKEFKRLFNDNNITKILTLETSGIAIASIAAQYFNVPVVFAKKIETKNLDKETYDSDVYSYTKGRTYKIRVSKKYILPEDRILIIDDFLANAQAALGLMDIINKAGAKLEGIGIVIEKGFQDGGELLRKKGVNLQSLVIIDSLEENNIKFR
- a CDS encoding serine dehydratase subunit alpha family protein — its product is MKFYEKDKIIELLKREIVPALGCTEPIAVALASAKAKEILNAFPDTIEILVSGNILKNGMGVGIPGTDMTGLSIAAALGAIGGRSEEGLEVLKYISEKDIKLAKEFVKSEKVSVSLKSKCEKLYIECICRKDDEYSKVIIRREHSNIEYIEHNGDIVCNNTEKLDNLIQKKDNEVELSIEKIYDFATSVDVSEVKFILEGMRLNKAIAEEGLSKEYGLQVGKKIIENIHKGILSNDIMTHAMALTAAASDARMAGCMMPVMSNSGSGNQGITVMLPVVAVGERLNVSEEKLIRALVISNLVAIHIKHHLGKLSALCGCVIAAGGASSGITYILGGDVQNISYAIKNMVGNISGMICDGAKIGCALKVSTGASAAVQSALLAIDGIEVSHMEGIIDRDIENTIINLANIGVEGMGETDKLILDIMLNKS